In Solanum pennellii chromosome 3, SPENNV200, a single window of DNA contains:
- the LOC107013186 gene encoding uncharacterized protein LOC107013186 yields MVEYEMRKDKEVVETSGELVDKTAKEAEVLQKVALIPRPPPPFPQRLVKNTEDGKYWCSITMLKQLSINVRLIEALEQMLGYAKFMKDMVTKKRSKKEDLGSFDIPCTIRLLHFAKALCDLGASINLMPLSIYKKLSLFDQKPNAMWLLMAYRTVKNPIGILHDVLVKVDSFIFPADFVILDCEVDFEVHIILGRPFLATGRALVDIEKER; encoded by the exons ATGGTAGAATATGAGATGAGAAAAGACAAAGAGGTGGTGGAAACTAGTGGAGAATTGGTGGACAAAACGGCGAAAGAAGCAGAGGTACTTCAGAAAGTGGCCCTTATTCCTAGACCTCCACCACCATTCCCTCAGAGATTGGTGAAGAatactgaggatggtaaatactgGTGTTCTATCAccatgttgaaacaactttccatcaatgtccgaTTGATAGAAGCTCTGGAACAAATGCTCGGTTATGCTAAatttatgaaggatatggttacaaagaagAGATCG aaaaaggaagaTCTGGGCTCTTTCGATATTCCATGTACCATCAGATTATTACATTTTgctaaagcactatgtgatctaGGTGCTAGCATAAACCTCATGCCACTTtccatttataagaaattgAGTTTGTTTGACCAAAAGCCTAATGCAATGTGGTTACTGATGGCCTATCGAACAGTGAAGAATCCcattgggatactccatgatgtgctcgTGAAAGTGGACTCATttatatttccggcagattttgtgattcttgattgtgaggtagACTTTGAGGTTcatattattcttgggaggccgtTCCTTGCCACTGGTCGTGCCTTGGTTGATATAGAGAAAGAGCGGTGA